One window of Sinorhizobium fredii NGR234 genomic DNA carries:
- a CDS encoding cytochrome c oxidase subunit 3 yields the protein MSVAAIFLAAVAAIIVWWLAQQRLASRPWLEIGHAHDRRTGTPPPAAKIGLGVFLAVVGALFSLAISAYFMRMASSDWGTLPLPGLLWVNTGILAMGSIALHWAKVETERRHDETTRTALLAALATGLAFLVGQLFAWRELTAAGYLLAGNPANSFFYLLTGMHGLHIVGGLVALGRLTFRAWEGPLDRRTRLTVELCAIYWHFMLFVWLVLFALFSGWASDVVDFCRQLLT from the coding sequence ATGAGTGTGGCTGCGATTTTCCTCGCGGCGGTCGCCGCCATCATCGTCTGGTGGCTCGCCCAGCAGCGGCTCGCTTCGCGCCCCTGGCTCGAAATCGGCCACGCCCACGACCGCAGGACCGGCACACCGCCGCCGGCAGCGAAAATCGGTCTCGGCGTCTTTCTCGCCGTCGTCGGCGCACTCTTCTCGCTCGCCATCAGCGCCTATTTCATGCGCATGGCCTCGTCCGACTGGGGCACCTTGCCACTGCCCGGTCTCCTCTGGGTCAATACGGGCATTCTTGCGATGGGCAGCATCGCTCTGCACTGGGCGAAGGTGGAGACGGAGCGGCGGCATGACGAGACGACCCGGACCGCGCTGCTCGCGGCCCTTGCGACGGGCCTCGCCTTTCTCGTCGGGCAGCTTTTCGCCTGGCGAGAATTGACGGCGGCCGGCTATCTCCTGGCCGGCAATCCCGCCAACAGCTTCTTCTATCTGCTGACCGGCATGCACGGCCTGCACATCGTCGGCGGGCTTGTCGCGCTCGGCCGGCTCACCTTCCGCGCCTGGGAAGGGCCACTCGACCGCAGAACGCGCCTGACGGTCGAGCTCTGCGCCATCTACTGGCATTTCATGCTGTTCGTCTGGCTGGTGCTGTTCGCCCTGTTTTCCGGCTGGGCCAGCGACGTCGTCGATTTCTGCCGCCAACTGCTGACATAG
- a CDS encoding ATP-binding cassette domain-containing protein, with protein sequence MSGYVSRYAPRPGTIEPLGEHGRTVSAAATEAVSIELRRIEQSFGQNRVLRGIDLDVPAGQFLAIVGKSGCGKSTLLRLLVGLDRPTSGSLRFADRSGDTVEANARTVFQEPRLLPWARVVDNVVVGLGQDVDENTARVKALMALDDVQLSDKADQWPARLSGGQRQRVALARALVSRPGLLVFDEPLGALDALTRITMQQLVSRVWRELGFTAVLVTHDVSEAVHLADRVIVLDGGKVALDLAIPAHHPRQHGDPDLAVFERRLLDAILGGNCCELTVGPITSIGS encoded by the coding sequence ATGAGCGGATATGTCAGCAGGTACGCCCCACGGCCAGGCACTATCGAGCCCTTGGGAGAACACGGCCGAACGGTCTCAGCTGCAGCCACCGAGGCGGTGTCGATCGAGCTCAGGCGGATTGAGCAGTCCTTCGGCCAGAACCGTGTGCTTCGCGGCATCGACCTCGACGTTCCCGCCGGCCAGTTCCTGGCGATTGTCGGCAAGAGCGGCTGCGGCAAGAGCACGCTGTTGCGCCTGCTTGTCGGGCTGGACCGTCCGACCTCCGGCTCTCTCCGCTTCGCCGACCGATCGGGAGATACCGTCGAGGCGAATGCGCGCACCGTCTTCCAGGAGCCTCGGCTGCTTCCCTGGGCGAGGGTGGTCGACAATGTGGTGGTCGGCCTCGGCCAGGACGTCGACGAGAACACGGCGCGCGTGAAAGCGCTGATGGCGCTGGACGACGTACAATTGTCCGACAAGGCGGATCAATGGCCGGCGCGTCTCTCCGGCGGCCAGCGACAACGGGTGGCGCTCGCTCGCGCACTCGTCAGCCGACCCGGTCTGCTGGTCTTCGACGAACCGCTTGGAGCGCTTGACGCACTGACCCGCATCACCATGCAGCAGCTCGTCAGCCGCGTCTGGCGGGAGCTCGGCTTCACGGCGGTCCTGGTGACGCATGACGTCAGCGAGGCCGTTCATCTGGCCGACCGGGTGATCGTGCTGGACGGCGGCAAGGTGGCGCTCGATCTTGCAATTCCGGCGCACCATCCGCGCCAGCACGGCGATCCGGATCTCGCTGTCTTCGAGCGCCGCCTGCTGGACGCGATTCTCGGCGGGAATTGCTGCGAACTGACGGTCGGTCCGATCACATCGATCGGATCGTGA
- a CDS encoding FAD/NAD(P)-binding protein — protein sequence MLRITLPLPRQVTPAPTISRVAIIGGGFTGATLARLLALHGQYWPHEIVVFEPRAHLGGGLAYDTDDPSLRLNVAAHRMRAVPGDPQAFLRWLSDSGRLGQDPGAVAKGAIYARRGDFAAFMAGQVQPFIDNGTVRHLRERAERIHRRHGRWQIEGDVGAMVQADAVVVATGHPPPTPPAELASHLNGDPRFLLNPSQPDALQAIRANDKVVVVGAGLTALDVVAALRNGGHRAEITLLSRTGQLPQPQAAGDFAPHGDFLIGVPNTALSLLKQVRFALEEVTEAGLPWQSVFDALRHQGQAIWRALPFLEQQRVLRHLRRRFEAHRFRMPPQIAELVERERAAGRLRSCAGRVAAVRSGRAEIAIDIATKPYGTVERHAGQWVIVVTGPDHGNVIDSQGCFAELEGLGFLTKDPHGLGIACDPDSRALARDGHPVEHLFVAGPLARGAFGELTGVPEIAAQAERIVQQILGMSSATTRTITIRSM from the coding sequence ATGCTGCGAATAACGCTGCCATTGCCAAGGCAAGTCACGCCGGCCCCGACCATCAGCAGGGTGGCCATTATCGGCGGCGGCTTCACCGGAGCCACGCTTGCCCGCCTGCTTGCCCTGCATGGGCAATACTGGCCCCACGAAATCGTCGTCTTCGAGCCCCGCGCCCATCTCGGCGGCGGCCTCGCCTATGATACCGACGATCCGTCGCTTCGCCTCAACGTCGCGGCGCACCGGATGCGCGCCGTTCCAGGTGACCCGCAAGCCTTTCTCCGATGGCTGTCCGACTCGGGCCGTCTCGGGCAGGATCCCGGCGCCGTCGCGAAAGGCGCGATCTATGCGCGTAGAGGCGATTTCGCCGCCTTCATGGCCGGGCAGGTCCAGCCGTTTATCGACAACGGGACAGTCAGGCATCTGCGCGAGCGTGCCGAGCGCATCCACCGCCGGCACGGCCGCTGGCAGATCGAAGGGGATGTCGGCGCGATGGTGCAGGCGGATGCGGTCGTCGTCGCGACCGGCCATCCGCCGCCGACGCCTCCGGCAGAGCTTGCCTCACACCTGAACGGTGATCCTCGCTTCTTACTGAACCCTTCGCAGCCTGATGCTCTCCAAGCAATACGAGCGAACGACAAGGTCGTCGTCGTCGGTGCCGGCCTGACGGCTCTCGATGTTGTGGCGGCATTGCGCAATGGTGGTCATCGCGCCGAGATCACCCTGTTATCGCGAACAGGACAGCTGCCCCAGCCCCAGGCCGCCGGCGATTTCGCTCCCCATGGCGACTTCCTTATCGGCGTTCCGAACACCGCCCTTTCGCTTCTGAAACAGGTGCGCTTCGCCCTGGAGGAGGTGACGGAAGCCGGCCTGCCCTGGCAGAGCGTTTTCGACGCATTGCGTCACCAGGGGCAAGCCATCTGGCGGGCATTGCCGTTCCTTGAACAGCAGCGTGTCCTCCGGCATCTTCGCCGGCGCTTCGAGGCTCACCGGTTTCGCATGCCGCCGCAGATTGCCGAGCTGGTCGAGCGCGAAAGAGCAGCCGGCCGCCTTCGAAGCTGTGCGGGACGGGTCGCTGCGGTTCGGTCCGGACGCGCGGAAATCGCCATCGACATTGCGACGAAGCCGTACGGGACGGTTGAGCGTCACGCCGGACAATGGGTCATCGTGGTGACCGGACCCGACCATGGGAACGTCATCGACAGCCAGGGCTGTTTTGCCGAGCTGGAGGGCCTCGGCTTTCTGACGAAGGACCCGCACGGTCTCGGCATCGCCTGCGATCCCGACAGCCGGGCGCTGGCGCGCGATGGCCATCCGGTGGAGCATCTGTTCGTCGCCGGTCCGCTGGCGCGCGGCGCGTTCGGCGAACTCACAGGCGTGCCGGAAATCGCTGCCCAGGCAGAGAGGATTGTTCAGCAGATCCTGGGAATGAGTTCCGCCACGACGCGGACGATCACGATCCGATCGATGTGA
- a CDS encoding heme-copper oxidase subunit III family protein, which yields MSAPIKTPAAETLPRPAGLAGLASDWASDQRTFKNVSWGKAMMWIFLLSDTFVFGCFLLAYMSARMSTTVPWPNPSEVFALEIAGAHVPLILIAIMTFVLISSSGTMAMAVNCGYRRDRRKTAILMLVTALFGATFVGMQAFEWSKLISEGVRPWGNPWGAAQFGSSFFMITGFHGTHVTIGVIFLLIVARKVWRGDYDTERRGFFTSRKGRYEIVEITGLYWHFVDLVWVFIFAFFYLW from the coding sequence ATGTCTGCCCCGATCAAGACCCCCGCTGCAGAAACGCTTCCCCGGCCCGCCGGTTTGGCTGGGCTGGCGTCGGACTGGGCCTCGGACCAGCGGACGTTCAAGAACGTCTCCTGGGGCAAGGCCATGATGTGGATCTTTCTCCTGAGCGACACCTTCGTCTTTGGCTGCTTCCTGCTCGCCTACATGTCGGCGCGGATGTCCACCACCGTTCCCTGGCCGAACCCGAGCGAGGTCTTTGCGCTTGAGATCGCCGGAGCACACGTGCCGCTGATCCTCATCGCGATCATGACTTTCGTGCTGATCTCCTCGAGCGGCACCATGGCGATGGCGGTCAACTGCGGCTATCGCCGCGACCGCAGGAAGACCGCAATTCTCATGCTGGTGACCGCGCTGTTTGGCGCCACCTTCGTCGGGATGCAGGCCTTCGAGTGGTCGAAACTGATCTCCGAAGGCGTGCGGCCCTGGGGCAATCCCTGGGGCGCGGCGCAATTCGGCTCCTCCTTCTTCATGATCACCGGTTTCCACGGCACCCATGTCACGATCGGCGTGATCTTCCTGCTGATCGTCGCGCGCAAGGTCTGGCGCGGCGACTACGACACGGAGCGGCGCGGCTTCTTCACGAGTCGCAAGGGTCGCTACGAGATCGTCGAGATCACCGGCCTTTATTGGCACTTCGTCGATCTGGTCTGGGTTTTCATCTTCGCATTCTTCTATCTCTGGTGA
- a CDS encoding c-type cytochrome, with protein sequence MRIAVVALSFSALFLCPVAGHAQEGDADAGATVFKKCATCHVVDKDQNKVGPSLQGIIGRTAGTHADFKYSQAMIDAGKGGLVWDEPTLHEYLRNPKAKIKGTKMVFPGLKKDDEIVNVIAYLKQHPK encoded by the coding sequence ATGCGAATTGCTGTTGTTGCCCTGTCTTTTTCGGCACTCTTTCTCTGTCCGGTGGCCGGCCATGCCCAGGAGGGCGATGCCGACGCGGGAGCCACGGTCTTCAAGAAATGCGCCACCTGCCACGTCGTGGACAAGGACCAGAACAAGGTCGGTCCGTCGCTGCAGGGTATCATTGGCCGGACCGCCGGCACTCATGCGGATTTCAAATATTCGCAAGCCATGATCGATGCCGGCAAGGGCGGGCTCGTCTGGGACGAGCCGACGCTGCACGAGTATCTGCGCAATCCCAAAGCCAAGATCAAAGGCACCAAGATGGTCTTCCCCGGCCTCAAGAAGGACGATGAGATCGTCAATGTGATTGCCTATCTCAAGCAACACCCCAAATAG
- a CDS encoding cytochrome C oxidase subunit IV family protein, translating into MAHAEAHAAHPAAHAEQQQHPIKLYLLVWGLLFVLSAFSYLVDYFGLQGYLRWSLILIFMMLKAGLIVAVFMHMAWERLALIYAILLPPLLVLVFVALMVSESNYVLFTRLAFFGTEP; encoded by the coding sequence ATGGCCCATGCCGAGGCACATGCCGCACATCCTGCAGCACATGCGGAACAGCAACAGCACCCGATCAAGCTCTACCTCCTGGTCTGGGGCCTGCTCTTCGTGCTCAGCGCCTTTTCCTACCTGGTCGATTACTTCGGACTGCAGGGATACCTTCGCTGGTCGCTGATCCTGATCTTCATGATGCTGAAGGCCGGGCTGATCGTCGCGGTGTTCATGCACATGGCCTGGGAGCGCCTCGCTTTGATCTATGCGATCCTGCTGCCGCCGCTGCTGGTTCTCGTCTTCGTGGCGCTGATGGTCTCGGAGTCGAACTACGTTCTTTTCACCCGCCTTGCCTTCTTCGGCACCGAGCCCTGA
- the ctaD gene encoding cytochrome c oxidase subunit I, with product MMVDVRSGIGEALPPPEVEDVELYHPHSWWTKYVFSQDAKIIAIQYATTAIAIGMVALVLSWLMRLQLGFPGTFDFIDAHAYYQFITMHGMIMVIYLLTALFLGGFGNYLIPLMVGARDMVFPYANMLSYWIYLLAVLVLVASFFAPGGPTGAGWTLYPPQAVLSGTPGGKDWGIILMLSSLIIFIIGFTMGGLNYVVTVLQGRARGMTLMRLPLTVWGIFTATVMALLAFPALFVACVMMLFDRLLGTSFFMPAIVEMGEQLQHGGGSPILFQHLFWFFGHPEVYIVALPAFGIVSDLISTHARKNIFGYRMMVWAIVIIGGLSFIVWAHHMYVSGMNPYFGFFFATTTLIIAVPTAIKVYNWVLTLWRGDIHLTLPMLFALGFIVTFVNGGLTGLFLGNVVVDVPLSDTMFVVAHFHMVMGVAPIMVIFGAIYHWYPKITGRMLNEALGQVHFWVTFIGAYLIFFPMHYVGLVGVPRRYYELGEMAFVQESVHSLNAFISVMALIVGAAQIVFLFNLAWSVRHGRDAGGNPWRATTLEWQTPETPPPHGNWGKELPVVYRWAYDYSVPGAPEDFIPQNQPSPGRVSHEAIS from the coding sequence ATGATGGTCGACGTCCGGTCCGGTATTGGCGAGGCGCTTCCGCCTCCCGAAGTCGAGGATGTTGAACTTTATCATCCGCATAGCTGGTGGACGAAATACGTCTTCAGCCAGGATGCGAAAATCATCGCCATCCAATATGCGACGACGGCGATCGCCATCGGCATGGTGGCGCTGGTGCTGTCCTGGCTGATGCGCCTGCAGCTCGGCTTTCCCGGCACGTTCGACTTTATCGATGCCCATGCCTATTACCAGTTCATCACCATGCACGGCATGATCATGGTGATCTACCTTCTCACGGCGCTCTTCCTCGGCGGCTTCGGCAACTATCTCATCCCGCTGATGGTCGGCGCCCGCGACATGGTGTTCCCCTACGCCAACATGCTGAGCTACTGGATCTATCTGCTCGCCGTGCTGGTCCTGGTGGCGAGCTTCTTCGCTCCCGGCGGACCGACCGGCGCCGGCTGGACCCTATATCCACCGCAAGCGGTTCTCTCGGGTACGCCCGGCGGCAAGGACTGGGGCATTATCCTGATGCTCTCGTCGCTGATCATTTTCATCATCGGCTTCACCATGGGCGGCCTCAACTACGTCGTCACCGTGCTCCAGGGCCGCGCCCGCGGTATGACGCTGATGCGCCTGCCGCTAACCGTCTGGGGCATTTTCACGGCAACCGTCATGGCGCTGCTCGCCTTCCCGGCGCTGTTCGTCGCCTGCGTCATGATGCTCTTCGACCGGCTGCTCGGCACCAGCTTCTTCATGCCGGCGATCGTCGAAATGGGCGAGCAGCTGCAGCATGGCGGCGGCAGTCCGATCCTGTTCCAGCATCTCTTCTGGTTCTTCGGCCACCCGGAGGTCTACATCGTCGCCCTGCCCGCCTTCGGCATCGTTTCCGATCTGATCAGCACCCATGCGCGAAAGAACATCTTCGGCTATCGCATGATGGTCTGGGCCATCGTCATCATCGGCGGCCTCTCCTTCATCGTCTGGGCTCACCACATGTATGTCAGCGGAATGAACCCCTATTTCGGGTTCTTCTTCGCCACCACGACGCTGATCATCGCGGTACCCACGGCGATCAAGGTCTACAACTGGGTGCTGACGCTCTGGCGCGGCGATATCCACCTGACCCTGCCGATGCTCTTCGCGCTCGGCTTCATCGTCACCTTCGTCAACGGCGGCCTGACGGGGCTGTTCCTCGGCAACGTCGTCGTCGACGTGCCGCTCTCCGACACCATGTTCGTCGTCGCGCATTTCCACATGGTCATGGGCGTGGCGCCGATCATGGTGATCTTCGGCGCGATCTACCATTGGTACCCGAAGATCACCGGACGCATGCTCAACGAAGCGCTCGGCCAGGTGCATTTCTGGGTCACCTTCATCGGCGCTTATTTGATCTTCTTCCCAATGCACTATGTCGGCCTCGTCGGCGTGCCGCGCCGCTACTACGAACTCGGCGAGATGGCGTTCGTGCAGGAGTCAGTCCATAGCCTCAACGCCTTCATCAGCGTCATGGCACTGATCGTCGGCGCCGCCCAGATCGTCTTCCTCTTCAATCTCGCCTGGAGCGTGCGCCACGGGCGGGACGCCGGCGGCAATCCGTGGCGGGCGACGACGCTCGAGTGGCAGACGCCCGAGACGCCGCCGCCGCACGGCAACTGGGGCAAGGAACTGCCGGTCGTCTATCGCTGGGCCTATGATTACAGCGTTCCGGGAGCGCCCGAGGACTTCATCCCGCAGAACCAGCCGTCGCCGGGCCGTGTCAGCCATGAGGCGATCTCATGA
- a CDS encoding cytochrome c oxidase subunit II — translation MAVVVILVVLAAGSVLFHLLSPWWWTPIASNWNYIDNTIIITFWITGIAFTAVVLFMAYCVLRFRHRPGNTAAYEPENKKLEGWLATSTTVGVAAMLAPGLFVWNQFITVPPSATEVEVVGQQWLWSFRLPGADGRLGTSETRDITPENTLGLNRNDAASLDDLIIEGGELHLPIGKPVKVLLRSVDVLHDFYVPEFRAKMDMVPGMVTYFWLTPTRTGTFEILCAELCGVGHPQMRGTVVVDTEEDYQAWLAEQQSFSQLSASSETSPAATSIAAAAAQ, via the coding sequence ATGGCGGTGGTAGTCATTCTGGTTGTGTTGGCCGCCGGATCAGTGTTGTTCCACTTGTTGAGTCCTTGGTGGTGGACCCCAATCGCCTCCAACTGGAATTACATAGACAATACCATCATCATAACCTTCTGGATCACCGGAATTGCCTTTACCGCCGTGGTCCTGTTCATGGCCTATTGCGTTCTGCGCTTCCGCCATCGTCCCGGCAACACCGCCGCCTATGAGCCCGAGAACAAGAAACTCGAAGGCTGGCTGGCGACGAGCACGACTGTTGGGGTGGCGGCGATGCTGGCGCCCGGCCTGTTCGTCTGGAACCAGTTTATCACCGTGCCGCCGAGTGCCACGGAGGTGGAAGTGGTCGGCCAGCAATGGCTGTGGAGCTTCCGGCTTCCCGGCGCCGACGGGCGGCTTGGCACGAGCGAAACGCGCGACATCACCCCCGAAAACACGCTTGGCCTGAACCGAAACGACGCCGCCAGCCTCGACGATCTGATCATCGAGGGCGGCGAGCTTCACCTTCCCATCGGCAAGCCGGTCAAGGTGCTGCTCCGCTCCGTCGATGTCCTGCACGACTTCTACGTGCCGGAATTCCGCGCCAAAATGGACATGGTTCCGGGGATGGTGACCTATTTCTGGCTCACTCCGACGCGCACCGGAACCTTCGAAATCCTCTGTGCGGAGTTGTGCGGCGTCGGCCACCCGCAGATGCGCGGCACCGTCGTGGTCGATACCGAGGAAGACTATCAGGCCTGGCTCGCCGAGCAGCAGAGTTTTTCGCAGCTATCCGCATCGTCCGAAACTAGCCCGGCGGCAACCTCGATTGCCGCGGCAGCGGCGCAGTAG
- a CDS encoding acyl-CoA dehydrogenase family protein, translating to MGSITHLHERLRPVPLRIASDEEVLTAAGEIVALGADVPAVLLTDALVRSGLLAISIPSDFDGADVSNGLIAQAVSQIAEVQPAAAGALVDHFRALELVRNAGSEEQRRSIYSHVATGERLSAADPGDHGEMQRYLPDGIGFKLTDAVEAACLGEPDWFAILALNEAEATSLLLVQRGSAEAEVVHAGEPATYRLAEAHVAADSVLALNRDALLLSRSLGTILQAAVALGEKRRQLAGNLNLWRNGRPSGERPWDERIGRFQVEIETLAALIDRASTALDLAQVNATPAGIADVGRLATTIEIAFPLERTRGTGHLLAELGRTLFEA from the coding sequence ATGGGATCGATTACACATCTGCATGAGCGTCTTCGACCGGTACCGCTTCGGATAGCTTCCGACGAGGAAGTGTTGACGGCCGCCGGTGAGATCGTGGCGCTCGGTGCCGATGTCCCCGCCGTTCTCCTGACGGATGCGCTGGTGCGGTCCGGCCTCTTGGCCATCTCGATCCCTTCCGATTTCGATGGGGCCGACGTATCGAACGGATTGATCGCCCAGGCCGTGTCACAGATCGCCGAGGTGCAGCCGGCTGCGGCCGGTGCGCTCGTCGACCATTTTCGCGCCCTTGAGTTGGTCCGCAATGCGGGCAGCGAGGAACAGCGGCGCAGCATCTATTCGCATGTGGCCACGGGGGAGAGGCTGTCGGCAGCCGACCCGGGCGATCACGGCGAAATGCAACGCTACCTCCCCGACGGCATCGGCTTCAAACTGACCGATGCGGTAGAGGCTGCGTGCCTCGGCGAACCGGATTGGTTCGCCATTCTGGCGCTAAACGAGGCGGAGGCGACGAGCCTGTTGCTCGTCCAGCGCGGCAGCGCGGAGGCCGAAGTGGTGCATGCCGGCGAGCCTGCAACCTATCGTCTCGCAGAGGCGCATGTGGCGGCCGACTCGGTGCTTGCCCTCAATCGCGATGCGCTTCTCCTCTCCCGATCGCTCGGGACGATCCTGCAGGCCGCGGTTGCCCTGGGCGAGAAGCGCCGGCAACTGGCCGGCAATTTGAACTTGTGGCGCAACGGCCGGCCTTCGGGTGAGCGGCCCTGGGACGAGCGGATCGGCCGGTTCCAGGTCGAGATCGAGACATTGGCGGCGCTGATCGACCGGGCTTCGACCGCCCTCGACCTCGCACAGGTCAACGCCACGCCGGCCGGCATCGCCGACGTGGGCAGACTGGCCACCACGATCGAGATCGCCTTTCCGTTGGAACGGACGCGCGGCACCGGGCACCTGCTCGCAGAACTCGGGCGCACCCTGTTCGAAGCCTGA
- a CDS encoding ABC transporter permease subunit — translation MTAYDVVTDRPSPRRSWVWPALSARHIRLKGILPFVVPILLVLIWQMFSSAGWISTRIMPAPTDVAGALVDQLLSGALVHNVAVSGARALAGLVVGGTIGLALGIANGISKLSEQLTDTSLQMLRTIPHLAMIPLVILWFGIGEESKLFLTSLGVLFPIYLNTFHGVRNVDRELIEMGRIYGMNGWTLFRKVILPGALPSIFVGLRYALGIMWLTLIVSESIAASSGIGHMANQAREFMMTDVVVLSLLIYAALGKLADVIARSMERHALSWNPVYQR, via the coding sequence ATGACCGCATACGACGTCGTAACCGATCGCCCGTCACCGAGGCGGAGCTGGGTTTGGCCGGCCCTTTCGGCTCGACACATCCGCCTGAAGGGCATCCTGCCATTTGTCGTTCCGATCCTGTTGGTTCTGATCTGGCAGATGTTCTCGTCGGCCGGCTGGATTTCGACCCGGATCATGCCGGCGCCGACGGATGTGGCGGGCGCCCTCGTGGACCAATTGCTGTCCGGCGCCCTCGTGCACAACGTGGCGGTTTCCGGGGCGCGCGCCCTGGCCGGCCTTGTCGTCGGCGGAACGATCGGTCTCGCGCTCGGCATCGCGAACGGCATCTCCAAGCTTTCCGAGCAACTGACGGACACGTCGCTGCAGATGCTCCGGACCATTCCGCACCTGGCGATGATCCCGCTGGTGATCCTCTGGTTCGGGATCGGCGAGGAATCGAAGCTGTTCCTCACGTCGTTGGGCGTGCTCTTTCCGATCTATCTCAACACCTTTCACGGCGTGCGGAACGTCGACCGCGAACTCATCGAGATGGGCCGGATCTACGGGATGAACGGCTGGACGCTGTTCAGGAAAGTCATCTTGCCCGGCGCCCTGCCGTCGATATTCGTTGGGCTGCGCTATGCGCTCGGCATCATGTGGCTGACGCTCATCGTCTCGGAATCGATCGCAGCATCTTCCGGGATCGGCCATATGGCGAACCAGGCGCGCGAATTCATGATGACGGACGTGGTCGTCCTGTCGCTGCTCATCTACGCGGCGCTCGGCAAGCTCGCCGATGTGATCGCGCGGAGCATGGAGCGCCATGCCTTGTCCTGGAACCCGGTCTATCAGAGGTAG
- a CDS encoding flavin reductase family protein, whose product MDRPADADSLKAALRCLGGGVSVITAGEGEARTGATVTSATALSVEPPRMLVSLNRTSSTWPVVERFGHFCVNIVGGQHEVLASQFAGRGGLKGADRYLGAEWTRLASGAPVLQDAAAAIDCEVEEAIERHSHAIVIGRVVGVRIGRGGSLLYREGRYFAHSG is encoded by the coding sequence ATGGACCGGCCGGCCGATGCCGACAGTTTGAAGGCGGCGCTGCGCTGCTTGGGTGGCGGCGTGAGCGTCATAACCGCGGGAGAGGGAGAGGCGCGGACCGGGGCCACCGTCACATCGGCCACGGCTCTTTCCGTCGAGCCGCCACGCATGCTTGTGTCCCTCAATCGGACGTCCTCGACGTGGCCCGTCGTCGAGCGGTTCGGCCATTTCTGTGTCAACATCGTCGGCGGACAGCATGAAGTGCTTGCCAGCCAATTCGCCGGCCGCGGCGGGCTGAAGGGGGCGGATCGCTACCTTGGGGCCGAATGGACCCGCCTTGCCAGCGGGGCGCCGGTGCTTCAGGATGCGGCGGCGGCCATCGACTGCGAGGTCGAGGAAGCGATCGAAAGGCATAGCCATGCCATCGTAATTGGCCGTGTGGTGGGCGTTCGCATCGGCCGGGGCGGATCGCTGCTCTACCGTGAAGGCCGCTACTTCGCGCATTCCGGCTAG
- a CDS encoding RrF2 family transcriptional regulator: MLTKKGKYGLKALVDLASLGPGETAFVTEIATRNNIPKKFLDTILLELRNTGILRSKKGPNGGYSLSKPASEIMIGQVIRALDGPLAPIRCASRTAFEACDDCNDPVGCQVRLSMTEVRDAIATILDNMTLAQFVAKDRAKTVEDALIAGE; encoded by the coding sequence ATGCTTACGAAAAAAGGCAAGTACGGATTGAAGGCGCTTGTTGATCTGGCGAGCCTTGGTCCTGGTGAAACCGCGTTCGTGACAGAGATCGCGACGCGCAACAACATTCCGAAGAAGTTCCTCGACACGATCCTCCTGGAACTGCGCAACACCGGTATTCTGCGCTCGAAGAAAGGCCCGAACGGCGGTTACTCGCTGTCGAAGCCGGCCTCCGAGATCATGATCGGCCAGGTGATCCGGGCGCTCGACGGGCCGCTCGCTCCGATCCGCTGTGCGAGCCGGACGGCTTTCGAGGCCTGCGACGATTGCAACGACCCGGTCGGCTGTCAGGTTCGCCTGTCGATGACGGAGGTCCGCGACGCAATCGCCACCATCCTCGACAACATGACGCTTGCGCAATTCGTCGCCAAGGACCGGGCGAAGACGGTCGAGGACGCGCTCATCGCCGGCGAATAG